The Hevea brasiliensis isolate MT/VB/25A 57/8 chromosome 1, ASM3005281v1, whole genome shotgun sequence genome has a window encoding:
- the LOC110645410 gene encoding bifunctional protein FolD 4, chloroplastic: protein MASIPFTDYSSSTATRLLPFSRTTFRRNSALFLSRLVGPLSMRSSSFRTLTVGSSSVSSLPLINAAIGCESGAKVIDGKLVAKKIREEIAAEVSRMKDEIGIVPGLAVILVGDRKDSATYVRNKKKACESVGINSFEVHLPENSAEQEVLKFISGFNDDPSVHGILVQLPLPSHMNEQNILNAVSIEKDVDGFHPLNIGRLAMRGREPLFVPCTPKGCIELLHRYGVQIKGKRAVVIGRSNIVGMPAALLLQREDATISIVHTRTKNPEEITKQADIIISAVGQPNMVRGDWIKPGAVVIDVGINPVEDAKSPRGYKLVGDVCYEEACKVASAVTPVPGGVGPMTIAMLLSNTLSSAKRAHNFQ from the exons ATGGCATCTATCCCCTTCACGGACTATTCCTCCTCCACGGCTACTCGGCTTCTTCCCTTTAGCCGCACCACTTTCCGCCGTAACAGCGCCCTCTTTCTCAGCCGGTTGGTGGGTCCTCTCTCCATGCGCTCTAGCTCTTTCAGAACCCTCACGGTTGGCTCTTCTTCAGTTTCTTCACTGCCACTCATAAATG CTGCAATCGGTTGCGAGTCGGGTGCTAAGGTGATTGATGGAAAGCTGGTGGCCAAGAAAATAAGGGAGGAGATAGCTGCTGAAGTATCGAGGATGAAGGATGAAATTGGTATTGTTCCTGGGTTGGCTGTTATTCTTGTTGGGGACAGAAAGGATTCTGCTACTTATGTACGAAACAAGAAAAAAGCTTGTGAATCTGTTGGGATTAATTCATTTGAAGTCCACCTACCTGAAAATTCCGCAGAACAAGAAGTGCTCAAGTTTATTTCAGGTTTTAATGATGATCCTTCAGTTCATGGTATCCTTGTGCAGTTGCCATTACCATCT catatgaatgagcagaacatCTTGAACGCTGTTAGCATTGAGAAGGATGTGGATGGCTTCCACCCACTGAACATCGGCCGTCTTGCCATGCGAGGAAGGGAACCTTTGTTTGTTCCATGTACTCCTAAAGGGTGCATTGAATTGTTGCATAGATATGGTGTTCAAATCAAAGGGAAGAGGGCAGTTGTGATTGGTCGCAGCAATATTGTTGGAATGCCAGCTGCTTTGTTGCTTCAA AGGGAAGATGCAACTATAAGTATCGTCCATACTAGAACCAAGAACCCTGAGGAGATCACCAAACAAGCAGATATCATAATATCTGCTGTAGGACAACCAAACATGGTGAGGGGGGATTGGATAAAGCCCGGTGCTGTTGTAATTGATGTTGGAATCAATCCAGTTGAG GATGCAAAAAGTCCTCGAGGTTACAAGTTGGTTGGTGATGTTTGCTATGAAGAGGCCTGCAAGGTTGCTTCAGCTGTCACTCCAGTTCCTGGGGGAGTTGGTCCAATGACCATAGCAATGCTTCTCTCCAATACGCTTAGTTCGGCAAAGAGGGCACACAATTTTCAGTGA
- the LOC110645401 gene encoding O-fucosyltransferase 36 isoform X2, which produces MDRDSSDDEEDSQTLIEQNDRKSQPLPTSSPQRRSSSTTLDIESLGGSIRRRFFRDFNKRYYYFLLVIFLPLLIVVVVFSADVRNLFSANISALRLDSVTDRMREAELQALYLLGQQQVSLFSLLNQSFPFHSNNYNSTISNSNSNSSVNYNSTFVFNNFEGESLKFKIEDLRSALLNQISLNKQIQQVLLSPHKSGSANVSSSDFDNAAGPFVGSGFGYDRCRKVQSRFLERKTIEWKPRSDKFLFAICLSGQMSNHLICLEKHMFFAALLNRVLVMPSSKFDYQYSRVLDIDHINQCLGRKVVVTFEEFAQMRKNHIHIDRFICYFSSPTHCYVDEEHIKKLKVLGISMGKLESPWKEDVKKPNKKTVEDVQTKFTSNDDVIAIGDVFFADLEKERVLQPGGPLAHKCKTLIEPSRRIILTAQRFIQTFLGKDFIALHFRRHGFLKFCNVKKQSCFYPIPQAADCIVRVVEMANAPVIYLSTDAAESETDLLQSLIVLNGKIVPLVRRPSHTSVEKWDALLSRHGIEGDSQFPGVWPVYQTIENASSRSYA; this is translated from the exons ATGGATAGAGACTCATCGGACGACGAAGAAGATAGCCAGACGCTAATTGAGCAAAACGACAGGAAATCCCAACCACTCCCTACTTCCTCTCCCCAGCGCCGATCCTCCTCCACCACCTTAGACATTGAGTCTCTTGGAGGTTCAATACGTCGTCGTTTCTTCCGTGACTTCAATAAGAGGTATTATTACTTCTTGTTGgtcatttttctccctctcttaaTCGTCGTCGTTGTTTTCTCGGCCGATGTAAGGAATCTCTTCTCCGCCAATATTTCTGCTCTCAGGCTTGATTCTGTTACTGACCGCATGAGAGAGGCTGAGTTGCAAGCGCTTTACTTGCTGGGTCAGCAGCAagtttctctcttttctctcttgaaCCAGTCATTTCCCTTTCACAGTAATAACTACAATAGTACGATTTCGAATTCTAATTCCAATTCTAGTGTTAATTACAATTCCACTTTTGTGTTCaataactttgagggagaaagttTGAAATTCAAGATTGAGGATTTGAGATCTGCCCTTCTCAATCAGATTTCGCTGAATAAACAAATTCAACAGGTTCTATTATCCCCTCACAAGTCCGGGAGTGCGAATGTATCTTCTTCAGATTTCGATAAcgctgctgggccatttgtgggTTCTGGGTTTGGTTACGATAGGTGTAGGAAGGTGCAGTCGAGATTCTTGGAAAGGAAGACCATAGAGTGGAAACCCAGATCAGACAAGTTCTTGTTTGCCATATGCTTATCTGGGCAGATGAGTAACCATTTGATTTGCTTGGAGAAGCATATGTTTTTCGCGGCTTTGTTGAATAGGGTTCTGGTTATGCCAAGCTCTAAATTCGATTACCAGTATAGTAGGGTGCTAGATATTGACCATATAAATCAATGTTTGGGAAGAAAGGTGGTTGTCACATTTGAAGAGTTTGCACAAATGAGGAAGAATCATATCCATATTGATCGGTTTATATGTTACTTCTCTTCACCTACTCATTGTTACGTGGATGAAGAACATATTAAGAAGTTGAAAGTGTTGGGGATTTCAATGGGGAAGCTTGAGTCGCCTTGGAAGGAAGATGTTAAGAAACCAAATAAGAAGACAGTTGAAGATGTGCAGACCAAGTTTACTTCCAATGATGATGTTATTGCAATTGGAGATGTGTTTTTTGCTGATCTAGAGAAGGAGCGGGTGTTGCAGCCTGGTGGACCTCTTGCTCACAAATGCAAGACATTGATAGAGCCAAGTAGGCGTATAATACTTACTGCCCAGCGATTTATTCAAACTTTCTTGGGGAAGGACTTCATCGCTCTCCATTTTCGACGGCATGGCTTTTTGAAGTTCTG CAACGTGAAAAAGCAAAGTTGCTTTTACCCCATTCCGCAAGCTGCAGATTGCATTGTGCGGGTGGTTGAAATGGCCAATGCACCAGTCATCTACCTTTCCACTGATGCAGCAGAAAGTGAAACTGATTTGTTGCAGTCACTAATTGTACTGAATGGGAAAATTGTACCGCTTGTCAGACGTCCATCTCACACTTCAGTTGAGAAGTGGGATGCTTTGTTGTCAAGACATGGCATTGAGGGCGATTCTCAG TTCCCAGGCGTTTGGCCAGTATATCAAACAATTGAAAATGCATCAA GTAGAAGCTATGCTTGA
- the LOC110645401 gene encoding O-fucosyltransferase 36 isoform X1 — translation MDRDSSDDEEDSQTLIEQNDRKSQPLPTSSPQRRSSSTTLDIESLGGSIRRRFFRDFNKRYYYFLLVIFLPLLIVVVVFSADVRNLFSANISALRLDSVTDRMREAELQALYLLGQQQVSLFSLLNQSFPFHSNNYNSTISNSNSNSSVNYNSTFVFNNFEGESLKFKIEDLRSALLNQISLNKQIQQVLLSPHKSGSANVSSSDFDNAAGPFVGSGFGYDRCRKVQSRFLERKTIEWKPRSDKFLFAICLSGQMSNHLICLEKHMFFAALLNRVLVMPSSKFDYQYSRVLDIDHINQCLGRKVVVTFEEFAQMRKNHIHIDRFICYFSSPTHCYVDEEHIKKLKVLGISMGKLESPWKEDVKKPNKKTVEDVQTKFTSNDDVIAIGDVFFADLEKERVLQPGGPLAHKCKTLIEPSRRIILTAQRFIQTFLGKDFIALHFRRHGFLKFCNVKKQSCFYPIPQAADCIVRVVEMANAPVIYLSTDAAESETDLLQSLIVLNGKIVPLVRRPSHTSVEKWDALLSRHGIEGDSQVEAMLDKTICAMSSVFIGASGSTFTEDILRLRKDWESASLCDEYLCQGESPNYIAEDE, via the exons ATGGATAGAGACTCATCGGACGACGAAGAAGATAGCCAGACGCTAATTGAGCAAAACGACAGGAAATCCCAACCACTCCCTACTTCCTCTCCCCAGCGCCGATCCTCCTCCACCACCTTAGACATTGAGTCTCTTGGAGGTTCAATACGTCGTCGTTTCTTCCGTGACTTCAATAAGAGGTATTATTACTTCTTGTTGgtcatttttctccctctcttaaTCGTCGTCGTTGTTTTCTCGGCCGATGTAAGGAATCTCTTCTCCGCCAATATTTCTGCTCTCAGGCTTGATTCTGTTACTGACCGCATGAGAGAGGCTGAGTTGCAAGCGCTTTACTTGCTGGGTCAGCAGCAagtttctctcttttctctcttgaaCCAGTCATTTCCCTTTCACAGTAATAACTACAATAGTACGATTTCGAATTCTAATTCCAATTCTAGTGTTAATTACAATTCCACTTTTGTGTTCaataactttgagggagaaagttTGAAATTCAAGATTGAGGATTTGAGATCTGCCCTTCTCAATCAGATTTCGCTGAATAAACAAATTCAACAGGTTCTATTATCCCCTCACAAGTCCGGGAGTGCGAATGTATCTTCTTCAGATTTCGATAAcgctgctgggccatttgtgggTTCTGGGTTTGGTTACGATAGGTGTAGGAAGGTGCAGTCGAGATTCTTGGAAAGGAAGACCATAGAGTGGAAACCCAGATCAGACAAGTTCTTGTTTGCCATATGCTTATCTGGGCAGATGAGTAACCATTTGATTTGCTTGGAGAAGCATATGTTTTTCGCGGCTTTGTTGAATAGGGTTCTGGTTATGCCAAGCTCTAAATTCGATTACCAGTATAGTAGGGTGCTAGATATTGACCATATAAATCAATGTTTGGGAAGAAAGGTGGTTGTCACATTTGAAGAGTTTGCACAAATGAGGAAGAATCATATCCATATTGATCGGTTTATATGTTACTTCTCTTCACCTACTCATTGTTACGTGGATGAAGAACATATTAAGAAGTTGAAAGTGTTGGGGATTTCAATGGGGAAGCTTGAGTCGCCTTGGAAGGAAGATGTTAAGAAACCAAATAAGAAGACAGTTGAAGATGTGCAGACCAAGTTTACTTCCAATGATGATGTTATTGCAATTGGAGATGTGTTTTTTGCTGATCTAGAGAAGGAGCGGGTGTTGCAGCCTGGTGGACCTCTTGCTCACAAATGCAAGACATTGATAGAGCCAAGTAGGCGTATAATACTTACTGCCCAGCGATTTATTCAAACTTTCTTGGGGAAGGACTTCATCGCTCTCCATTTTCGACGGCATGGCTTTTTGAAGTTCTG CAACGTGAAAAAGCAAAGTTGCTTTTACCCCATTCCGCAAGCTGCAGATTGCATTGTGCGGGTGGTTGAAATGGCCAATGCACCAGTCATCTACCTTTCCACTGATGCAGCAGAAAGTGAAACTGATTTGTTGCAGTCACTAATTGTACTGAATGGGAAAATTGTACCGCTTGTCAGACGTCCATCTCACACTTCAGTTGAGAAGTGGGATGCTTTGTTGTCAAGACATGGCATTGAGGGCGATTCTCAG GTAGAAGCTATGCTTGATAAGACAATCTGTGCTATGTCTAGTGTTTTCATAGGAGCCTCAGGTTCCACTTTCACTGAGGATATTTTGCGGCTGCGTAAGGATTGGGAATCAGCTTCTTTATGTGATGAGTACCTATGCCAGGGTGAATCGCCGAACTACATAGCAGAAGATGAATGA
- the LOC110645396 gene encoding FACT complex subunit SPT16, which yields MADQRNPSGGQNAYSINTDKFKVRLKTLYSHWNEHKNEMWGSADAITIATPPPSDDLRYLKSSAMNVWLLGYEFPETIMVFMKKQIHFLCSQKKASLLEVVRTPAHDVAGGIDVAIHVKAKGDDGTSIMEAIFRAIRVQPNATVIGYIAKEAPEGTLLETWAQKLKTAGFQQIADVTNGFSDLLALKDAEEILNVKKAAYLSVSVMSNVVIPTLENAIDEEKKVTHSSLMDEAEKAIMDPAKAKAKLKAENCDICYPPIFQSGGEFDLRPSAASNEEYLYYDPASVIIVAIGARYNNYCSNLARTFLIDANTTQSKAYEVLLKAHEAAIGALKPGNKISVVYQAAISVVEKEAPELVPNLTKSAGTGIGLEFRESGLNLNAKNDRLLKPNMVFNVSLGFQNLQNQTNNPKIRNFSLLVADTVIVGQTNPEVGTCKSSKAVKDVAYSFSEEDDEVKPEPKPGVNGTKAFMSKTTLRSDTGEISKEEIRRQHQAELARQKNEETARRLAGGGSATGDNLGAAKTSTDLIAYKNVNDIPPARDLMIQIDQKNEAVLLPIYGSMVPFHVATIRTVSSQQDTNRNCYIRIIFNVPGTPFNPHDANSLKYSGAIYLKEVSFRSKDPRHISEVVQQIKTLRRHVVARESERAERATLVTQEKLQLAGNRFKPIRLADLWIRPAFGGRGRKLPGSLEAHVNGFRFSTSRNDERVDVMFVNIKHAFFQPAEREMITLLHFHLHNHIMVGNKKTKDVQFYVEVMESVQTLGGGKRSAYDPDEIEEEQRERDRKNKISMDFQSFVNRVNDLWSQPQFSGLDLEFDQPLRELGFHGVPYKTSSFIIPTSSCLVELIETPFLVVTLSEIEIVNLERVGLGQKNFDMTIVFKDFKRDVLRIDSIPSTSLDGIKEWLDTTDIKYYESKLNLNWRQILKTITDDPQSFIDDGGWEFLNLEASDSDSENSVDSDQGYEPSEAEPDSDSEEDDSDSESLVESEEEEGEEEEEEEDSEEEKGKTWEELEREASNADREKGDESDSEVERNRRKIKALGKSRAPPRSSMAKRSRFR from the coding sequence ATGGCTGACCAGCGGAACCCTAGCGGGGGCCAAAATGCTTATTCTATTAACACCGATAAGTTCAAAGTGCGGCTTAAGACACTGTACTCGCATTGGAATGAACATAAGAATGAAATGTGGGGGTCTGCTGATGCGATAACAATAGCTACGCCGCCACCTTCGGATGATTTGCGGTACCTGAAATCGTCCGCCATGAATGTTTGGTTGCTGGGTTATGAGTTCCCTGAGACTATAATGGTATTTATGAAGAAGCAGATTCATTTTTTGTGTAGCCAAAAGAAGGCTTCTTTGCTTGAAGTTGTGAGAACCCCTGCTCATGATGTTGCTGGGGGTATAGACGTTGCTATTCATGTCAAGGCAAAGGGTGATGATGGGACTTCGATAATGGAAGCTATATTTCGAGCTATTCGTGTTCAGCCGAATGCTACTGTTATTGGATACATTGCCAAGGAGGCCCCTGAAGGTACTCTTTTGGAGACTTGGGCTCAGAAACTGAAGACTGCAGGTTTCCAGCAGATTGCAGATGTAACCAATGGGTTTTCTGACCTCCTTGCTTTGAAGGATGCTGAAGAGATCTTGAATGTGAAGAAAGCTGCATATTTGAGTGTTAGTGTGATGAGCAATGTTGTCATCCCCACTCTTGAGAATGCTATTGATGAGGAGAAGAAAGTCACCCATTCTTCTTTGATGGATGAGGCAGAGAAGGCCATAATGGATCCTGCCAAAGCTAAGGCAAAGTTAAAAGCAGAGAATTGTGATATATGTTACCCTCCAATATTTCAGAGTGGTGGGGAATTTGATCTGAGACCCAGTGCTGCCAGCAATGAAGAGTACCTCTATTATGATCCTGCCAGTGTCATCATAGTTGCTATTGGAGCTCGATATAACAATTACTGCTCAAATCTTGCCAGGACGTTCTTGATTGATGCCAATACAACTCAGAGTAAGGCTTATGAGGTGCTGCTCAAAGCCCATGAAGCAGCAATTGGTGCATTAAAGCCTGGGAATAAGATCAGTGTGGTGTATCAAGCAGCCATTTCAGTGGTTGAGAAAGAGGCTCCTGAGTTAGTTCCAAATCTGACAAAATCTGCAGGGACAGGCATTGGGCTTGAGTTCCGTGAGTCTGGCCTGAATCTTAATGCCAAGAATGATAGACTCTTGAAGCCAAATATGGTTTTTAATGTGTCACTTGGTTTTCAGAACTTACAAAACCAAACAAATAACCCAAAGATCCGGAATTTTTCTTTATTAGTTGCTGATACTGTTATTGTAGGTCAAACAAATCCTGAAGTGGGAACTTGTAAGAGCTCAAAAGCTGTTAAGGATGTGGCTTACTCTTTCAGTGAAGAGGATGATGAAGTAAAACCAGAACCTAAACCTGGGGTTAATGGCACAAAGGCCTTCATGTCCAAGACAACACTAAGATCTGATACAGGGGAGATCTCAAAAGAGGAGATTCGCAGGCAGCACCAGGCGGAACTTGCCcgtcaaaaaaatgaagaaactGCAAGGCGACTTGCTGGTGGAGGAAGTGCAACAGGAGACAATCTTGGAGCTGCAAAGACCTCAACTGATTTGATAGCATACAAGAATGTCAATGATATTCCTCCTGCAAGAGATCTAATGATTCAGATAGACCAGAAGAATGAGGCTGTACTTCTGCCTATTTATGGGAGTATGGTACCTTTCCATGTTGCTACAATTAGGACAGTTTCCAGCCAGCAAGACACCAACAGAAATTGCTATATTCGCATTATATTTAACGTGCCAGGAACTCCTTTTAATCCACATGATGCGAATTCACTGAAGTACTCGGGGGCTATTTACCTGAAGGAGGTTTCATTTCGGTCCAAGGACCCTAGGCACATCAGTGAAGTGGTACAGCAGATTAAGACACTTAGACGGCATGTTGTGGCTAGGGAGTCTGAGAGGGCTGAGAGGGCAACCTTGGTTACTCAGGAGAAACTTCAGCTTGCTGGGAATAGATTCAAGCCAATAAGATTGGCGGACCTTTGGATCCGTCCGGCATTTGGTGGCCGTGGTAGAAAACTCCCTGGTTCTCTGGAAGCTCATGTAAATGGCTTTAGATTTTCAACTAGTAGAAATGATGAGCGTGTGGATGTTATGTTTGTAAACATTAAACATGCATTTTTCCAGCCTGCAGAGAGGGAGATGATCACTCTTCTCCACTTCCACCTTCACAATCATATCATGGTGGGGAACAAGAAGACCAAAGATGTGCAGTTCTATGTGGAAGTGATGGAATCAGTCCAGACTTTGGGTGGTGGAAAGAGGTCTGCGTATGACCCTGATGAAATTGAAGAAGAGCAAAGGGAAAGGGACAGGAAGAATAAGATCAGCATGGATTTTCAGAGCTTTGTAAATCGGGTGAATGATCTTTGGAGCCAACCCCAGTTTAGTGGACTCGACCTTGAGTTTGATCAGCCTTTGAGAGAGCTTGGCTTCCATGGGGTGCCCTACAAAACCTCATCTTTCATCATCCCAACTTCAAGCTGCTTGGTTGAGCTAATTGAGACTCCCTTCCTTGTTGTCACCCTGAGTGAGATTGAGATTGTGAACTTGGAGAGAGTTGGTCTTGGACAGAAAAATTTTGATATGACCATTGTGTTTAAGGATTTCAAGCGCGATGTCCTTAGGATTGATTCTATTCCATCAACATCACTGGATGGCATAAAGGAATGGCTCGACACAACAGACATCAAGTATTATGAGAGCAAGTTGAATCTGAACTGGCGGCAGATACTGAAGACAATAACTGATGACCCTCAGAGTTTCATAGATGATGGGGGCTGGGAATTTTTGAATTTGGAAGCTAGTGATTCAGATTCTGAGAACTCAGTGGATTCAGACCAGGGTTATGAGCCATCAGAAGCAGAACCCGACTCTGACTCAGAAGAAGATGACTCTGACAGTGAGTCACTGGTGGAATCCGAGGAGGAGGAgggggaggaggaggaggaggaggaagacTCTGAGGAAGAAAAGGGCAAGACATGGGAAGAGTTAGAGAGGGAAGCAAGCAATGCAGACAGGGAGAAAGGGGATGAGTCAGATAGTGAGGTGGAGAGGAATAGAAGGAAAATAAAGGCTCTTGGGAAGTCTCGAGCCCCTCCTAGGAGCAGCATGGCCAAGCGTTCCAGGTTCAGATAG
- the LOC110645409 gene encoding 26S proteasome regulatory subunit 7A: MAPEPEDEIKDEKNPRPLDEDDIALLKTYGLGPYSNSIKKVEKEIKEMAKKVNDLCGIKESDTGLAAPSQWDLVSDKQMMQEEQPLQVARCTKIINPNTEDAKYVINVKQIAKFVVGLGDKVSPTDIEEGMRVGVDRNKYQIQIPLPPKIDPSVTMMTVEEKPDVTYNDVGGCKEQIEKMREVVELPMLHPEKFVKLGIDPPKGVLCYGPPGTGKTLLARAVANRTDACFIRVIGSELVQKYVGEGARMVRELFQMARSKKACIVFFDEVDAIGGARFDDGVGGDNEVQRTMLEIVNQLDGFDARGNIKVLMATNRPDTLDPALLRPGRLDRKVEFGLPDLESRTQIFKIHTRTMNCERDIRFELLARLCPNSTGADIRSVCTEAGMFAIRARRKTVTEKDFLDAVNKVIKGYQKFSATPKYMVYN; this comes from the exons ATGGCACCAGAGCCCGAGGATGAGATCAAGGACGAGAAGAACCCTCGCCCTCTAGACGAAGACGACATCGCTCTTCTCAAAACTTAT GGTTTAGGACCATATTCTAATAGCATTAAGAAAGTGGAGAAGGAAATTAAGGAAATGGCTAAGAAAGTCAATGATTTATGTG GTATAAAGGAGTCCGACACTGGCTTGGCTGCACCCAGCCAGTGGGACCTTGTTTCTGATAAGCAAATGATGCAGGAGGAGCAACCTCTTCAG GTAGCAAGGTGCACAAAGATAATAAATCCAAACACTGAAGATGCCAAATATGTAATAAATGtcaaacaaattgcaaag TTTGTTGTTGGTCTGGGTGACAAGGTTTCCCCAACTGATATAGAAGAAGGCATGCGTGTTGG GGTTGATCGTAATAAATATCAGATACAGATTCCTTTGCCTCCAAAAATTGACCCAAGTGTGACCATGATGACAGTGGAAGAGAAACCAGATGTGACATATAATGATGTTGGTGGATGTAAGGAGCAGATTGAAAAGATGCGAGAA GTTGTTGAACTGCCCATGCTTCACCCAGAAAAATTTGTGAAGCTTGGTATTGATCCTCCTAAAGGTGTTCTCTGTTATGGTCCTCCTGGAACTGGTAAAACACTTTTAGCCAGAGCTGTGGCTAATAGAACTGATGCTTGTTTCATTCGAGTTATTGGAAGTGAGCTTGTTCAAAAATATGTTGGTGAGGGAGCAAGGATGGTTCGTGAGTTATTCCAG ATGGCACGCTCAAAGAAGGCTTGCATTGTATTTTTTGATGAGGTTGATGCCATAGGTGGTGCGCGTTTTGATGATGGTGTGGGAGGAGACAATGAGGTCCAGCGTACAATGCTTGAAATTGTGAATCAGCTTGACGGATTTGATGCCCGTGGAAACATTAAAGTTCTTATGGCCACAAACAG GCCTGACACTCTAGATCCAGCACTACTACGTCCTGGACGATTAGATCGTAAGGTTGAGTTTGGCCTTCCAGATTTGGAAAGTAGAACACAGATATTTAAGATTCATACACGAACAATGAACTGTGAAAGGGATATCCGATTTGAGCTTTTGGCTCGGCTATGCCCAAATTCAACCG GAGCTGACATTAGGAGTGTATGTACTGAAGCTGGTATGTTTGCAATTAGAGCACGAAGGAAGACAGTAACAGAGAAAGACTTTCTTGATGCAGTGAACAAAGTAATTAAAGGATACCAGAAGTTCAGTGCAACACCAAAGTACATGGTCTACAATTAA